The Methanothrix soehngenii GP6 genome has a window encoding:
- a CDS encoding C2H2-type zinc finger protein, whose protein sequence is MDSTGSKREGKFKCKICRMIFESKEELKFHLLEEHNRG, encoded by the coding sequence ATGGACAGCACCGGATCAAAGAGAGAAGGTAAGTTCAAATGCAAGATCTGTCGCATGATATTTGAGTCGAAGGAAGAGCTGAAGTTTCATCTATTGGAGGAGCATAACAGAGGGTGA
- the pspAB gene encoding PspA-associated protein PspAB yields the protein MGFLDSIMGKTRLPEAKIDRLFAISTAAVTMDANLDLVPDGQAGLCFKPMESSYYESASKEIEDLLKLSFQESGTSHSLQKDEYGYIWVILTDQDFEDLVANIQMICQILMEHGFGTQLLAAVYRFKGVAAVYWIYSFKLGSYYPFVPKSNKQRDTAMEFRLRSLMQKELPIEKDMAKWYPMWGMPL from the coding sequence ATGGGATTTCTGGATTCCATTATGGGAAAGACGCGCCTGCCCGAGGCTAAGATCGACCGGCTATTTGCCATCTCCACCGCTGCGGTGACAATGGATGCCAACCTCGATCTTGTGCCGGATGGACAGGCTGGGTTATGCTTCAAGCCCATGGAGTCCTCTTACTATGAATCTGCCAGCAAGGAGATTGAAGACCTCCTCAAGCTGAGCTTCCAGGAGTCGGGCACATCGCACAGCCTCCAGAAGGATGAGTACGGCTATATCTGGGTGATCCTGACCGATCAGGATTTTGAGGATCTGGTGGCCAATATTCAAATGATCTGCCAGATATTGATGGAGCATGGATTCGGAACTCAGCTCTTGGCGGCAGTCTATCGCTTCAAGGGAGTGGCTGCTGTATACTGGATCTATAGCTTCAAGCTGGGATCATACTATCCCTTTGTGCCGAAATCCAACAAGCAGCGCGACACTGCAATGGAGTTCCGGTTGAGGTCACTGATGCAAAAGGAGCTGCCAATAGAGAAGGATATGGCCAAGTGGTACCCAATGTGGGGAATGCCGCTTTAG
- a CDS encoding FprA family A-type flavoprotein has translation MTLVREIKPGVFSIGAIDWDRRLFDALIALPDGTSYNSYLVRGKNKIALIDAVDSTMADVLIENLNALGIKKIDYIIVQHAEQDHTGSLGRLVELYPDSTVAGSARCLELLVEFGLVDKKRTQELKDGDVIDLGGKSLQIISAPWVHWPDTILSYLAADRILFSCDFLGSHLATSTLYADEAVVYRAAKRYYAEIMMPFRQHIRKHLERISNYDIDIIAPSHGPIHARPEFILNAYGEWASDEVKNQVVLPFVSMHGSTKAMTDYIADALIARGIEVKRFDLTNSDIGLLAEALVDASTIVIGTPTMLSGAHPLALYAAILANALRPKTRYASIIGSYGWGGKMLEQITQAMPNLKLQLFDPVVAKGYPKEADFRRLDRLADEILAKHRELMHAQSATK, from the coding sequence ATGACCCTTGTAAGAGAGATCAAGCCGGGAGTATTTTCCATCGGGGCGATAGACTGGGACCGCAGGCTCTTTGATGCCCTTATCGCCCTGCCCGATGGAACCAGCTACAACTCATATCTGGTCCGGGGAAAGAACAAGATCGCGCTCATCGATGCCGTGGATTCTACTATGGCCGATGTGCTCATAGAAAACCTGAATGCTCTGGGCATAAAGAAGATCGACTACATCATAGTCCAGCATGCCGAACAGGATCACACCGGGAGCCTTGGCCGGCTGGTTGAGCTATATCCCGATTCCACAGTTGCCGGCTCGGCCAGATGCCTGGAGCTGCTGGTTGAGTTCGGCCTGGTGGATAAAAAGAGAACGCAGGAGCTGAAGGACGGCGATGTAATCGATCTGGGAGGCAAGAGCCTGCAGATAATCTCCGCGCCCTGGGTTCACTGGCCAGATACCATATTGTCCTATCTTGCCGCGGACAGAATTCTCTTCAGCTGCGATTTTCTGGGATCGCATCTAGCCACCAGCACTCTATATGCAGATGAGGCAGTGGTCTATAGAGCGGCAAAGAGATATTATGCAGAGATCATGATGCCCTTCCGCCAGCACATTAGAAAGCACCTGGAAAGGATATCGAATTATGATATTGACATCATTGCCCCCAGCCACGGCCCCATCCATGCCCGTCCAGAATTCATACTAAATGCTTATGGAGAATGGGCCTCGGACGAGGTGAAAAACCAGGTGGTTTTGCCCTTTGTTTCCATGCACGGTTCGACAAAAGCCATGACCGACTATATCGCAGATGCTCTGATCGCCAGGGGAATCGAGGTCAAACGATTCGACCTCACCAACAGCGATATAGGTTTGCTGGCCGAGGCCCTAGTCGATGCTTCAACCATTGTAATTGGCACGCCCACGATGCTCTCTGGCGCTCATCCCCTGGCCCTTTATGCTGCCATCCTGGCCAATGCCCTCCGGCCGAAGACCAGGTACGCATCCATAATCGGATCATATGGCTGGGGAGGGAAGATGCTGGAACAGATCACCCAGGCTATGCCCAATCTCAAGCTGCAGCTCTTCGATCCGGTGGTGGCCAAAGGATATCCCAAGGAGGCCGATTTTCGCCGTCTGGACCGGCTGGCGGATGAGATTTTAGCCAAGCACCGTGAACTAATGCATGCCCAAAGCGCGACCAAATGA
- the rd gene encoding rubredoxin, protein MAKKYKCTLCGYIYDPEIGDPDSGIAPNTPFEELPDSWTCPQCGASKSDFEELK, encoded by the coding sequence ATGGCAAAAAAATATAAGTGCACTCTCTGCGGCTACATCTATGACCCTGAGATAGGAGATCCGGACTCCGGCATCGCCCCCAACACTCCCTTTGAGGAATTGCCAGACAGCTGGACCTGTCCCCAATGTGGGGCATCAAAGAGCGACTTCGAAGAGCTAAAATGA
- a CDS encoding FKBP-type peptidyl-prolyl cis-trans isomerase gives MAQAKMGDTVKVHYTGKLGTGVIFDTSEGCDPLEFEIGSGSFIPGFEEAVVGMSPGESKKVQIPPEKGYGNYKEDRAITMDKKDFPSDLVPVEGMSLEICTSEGTYVPAQITDVTETTVTLDANHPLVEQTLYFDIMLLEITKSMEKSAQ, from the coding sequence ATGGCACAGGCGAAAATGGGCGACACCGTAAAGGTGCACTACACCGGCAAGCTGGGGACAGGGGTTATATTCGATACATCAGAAGGATGCGATCCGCTGGAGTTTGAGATTGGATCAGGCTCTTTCATACCTGGCTTTGAAGAGGCTGTAGTCGGCATGAGCCCGGGCGAGTCAAAGAAGGTCCAGATCCCTCCAGAAAAGGGCTATGGCAATTACAAGGAAGATCGGGCTATAACCATGGATAAAAAGGATTTCCCTTCAGACCTCGTTCCCGTCGAGGGAATGAGCCTTGAGATCTGCACCTCCGAGGGTACTTATGTCCCTGCGCAGATAACAGATGTTACAGAGACCACAGTCACCCTGGATGCAAATCATCCCCTCGTCGAGCAGACGCTTTATTTCGATATTATGCTATTAGAGATAACGAAGAGCATGGAAAAGTCTGCTCAGTAA
- the htpX gene encoding zinc metalloprotease HtpX: protein MMRWKADRGLEARMLLTMILLAVLYMAFLAVLVSQGVDNIIIILFIGGFMLLQYYYSDKMILSTMGAKMVSESEAPELHQIVSRLCAIADLPMPKIAVVNSSMPNAFATGRNQKNAVVAVTTGIMQKLDHSELEAVLAHELTHVKNRDMMVMTIATFLSSMAQILVRSMPFMGGGGGRDRDSGGSFIVIFVVSLAVWVLSFILIQALSRYREFAADRGAAIITGQPSNLVSALMKISGFRVPTEDLRKVEGPVSALFIVPAFSRSSIMNLFSTHPTLEARIEALQRIEQGLES, encoded by the coding sequence ATGATGAGATGGAAGGCAGATCGAGGGCTTGAAGCCAGAATGCTTCTGACCATGATCCTTCTGGCGGTCCTATACATGGCGTTTCTGGCAGTTCTGGTCTCCCAGGGCGTTGATAATATAATAATTATTTTATTCATTGGCGGGTTCATGCTCCTTCAATACTACTATTCAGATAAGATGATCCTGTCGACCATGGGCGCCAAGATGGTCTCGGAGAGTGAAGCTCCAGAGCTTCATCAAATCGTCTCCCGGCTCTGCGCCATCGCCGATTTGCCCATGCCCAAAATAGCAGTGGTAAACAGCTCAATGCCAAATGCCTTCGCTACCGGCAGGAACCAGAAGAATGCGGTGGTGGCGGTGACCACGGGCATTATGCAAAAGCTCGATCATAGCGAGCTGGAGGCGGTGCTGGCCCATGAATTGACTCATGTTAAGAACAGGGATATGATGGTGATGACCATAGCCACGTTCCTATCTTCCATGGCCCAGATCCTGGTCAGATCCATGCCATTCATGGGCGGAGGGGGCGGACGCGATCGCGACTCAGGAGGCAGCTTCATAGTGATATTCGTGGTCTCCCTGGCGGTTTGGGTCTTGAGCTTTATACTGATACAAGCCCTCTCCAGATACCGGGAGTTTGCTGCCGACCGTGGAGCTGCAATCATCACCGGGCAGCCCTCCAACCTGGTGAGTGCATTGATGAAGATAAGCGGCTTTCGGGTGCCCACCGAGGATCTGAGAAAGGTGGAGGGGCCCGTAAGCGCTCTGTTCATAGTGCCTGCCTTCAGCCGCTCTTCCATCATGAACCTCTTCTCGACTCACCCCACTCTGGAGGCCAGGATCGAGGCTCTGCAGAGGATTGAGCAGGGGCTGGAGAGCTGA
- a CDS encoding sulfite exporter TauE/SafE family protein: MIAESMLIYIIVLLLTGMVVGFACGMLGVGGGFIMVPVQIWALTSMGVDPTLSTRVAFGTSLAVILPTSLCGCHGHNCQGVVLWRPGVTLGLSGLVGAFLGGTIASHAPGELLRMIFGIIIIGGALRMIYARDLRRGRPEVVSSLLPYILWGVVVGVISGLAGIGGGVILVPAMVIAMGFTMYQAVGTSTVAIAFNAVGGTIAYAINGWGVAGLPAYCVGYIDLFQFVLLAGASMLTAHWGVNVTHKMSEEKLKRIFIALMILIGLKMMGLFDLMGF, translated from the coding sequence ATGATAGCAGAATCAATGCTCATCTATATTATCGTCCTCCTGCTGACGGGAATGGTTGTGGGATTTGCCTGCGGCATGCTGGGGGTAGGAGGTGGATTCATCATGGTGCCGGTGCAGATCTGGGCTCTGACATCCATGGGAGTGGATCCAACTCTATCAACCAGGGTGGCTTTTGGCACCTCCCTTGCGGTCATACTGCCCACGTCGCTCTGCGGATGCCACGGTCATAACTGCCAAGGAGTAGTCCTCTGGCGTCCAGGAGTGACATTGGGCCTCTCTGGCCTGGTAGGTGCCTTTCTAGGCGGAACCATTGCCTCTCATGCTCCGGGGGAGCTTCTCAGGATGATCTTTGGGATTATTATCATTGGAGGAGCTCTGCGAATGATATATGCCCGGGACCTACGGCGAGGAAGGCCCGAGGTGGTGAGCAGCCTTTTGCCTTATATTCTATGGGGGGTAGTGGTTGGAGTTATCTCCGGGCTCGCAGGAATAGGGGGCGGCGTGATCCTTGTTCCTGCTATGGTAATTGCCATGGGCTTTACCATGTATCAGGCGGTTGGCACATCAACTGTAGCCATTGCCTTTAACGCTGTGGGAGGGACGATTGCCTATGCCATCAATGGATGGGGGGTAGCTGGGCTTCCTGCCTACTGTGTGGGCTATATCGATCTGTTTCAGTTCGTTCTCTTAGCAGGAGCAAGCATGCTGACTGCCCATTGGGGAGTGAATGTCACCCATAAAATGTCAGAGGAGAAGCTCAAGAGGATCTTCATCGCCCTGATGATCCTCATCGGCCTGAAGATGATGGGATTATTTGATTTGATGGGATTTTAG